The genomic stretch GTTGGTGATGGTTTCGTTCTTCCTCGTATTTTCCAAATTGTCTTTGCTTTCACTTAGTCTTCTTGCCAAAATGTCTCGCTGAACATTTTTGTACAAGTGGTCTCTCTATGATTCTATTCTCGGTCAGTTCCGGCAACTGTTTGCCGATGTTATCAAGTGCataatttcatcattttcataatatttcgtTCTTGTCAGTcctaaaaattattattaatattattaaaaaacatattactttAAACACGTCGTAAGATATATCCTTTACCCACAGGTTATTCAGAAAACAGCAGCAGCATTAAAAGAGCAACACAACTATAGAAATATAGTTGAACATAAAACAGGTACGTAGTGAAATATTGTGTTGTTTAGACTTATgcaagtgttttattttaatatttactgtttACTTTTCTAGGTGCAGCATCTTTCTTAGAAATAATGTTACCTCTTCGAGAGAATAACTCTCTGTCTGATCAAGAATTCAAAGAAGAATTAGACACCATTGTTGGTGCGAGTTTTGAAACAACTGCTCAACTACTTGAAGCTATTTTGATATTAGTTGGATCACATCCACAAGTTCAAGAACGTTTATATGATGAGTATGTTGCATTCGTATAACGAAAAAAGAACAATATGTGACTAAAACTACAAcacgaataatatttatagtttaaccAAACTAGCAATGATTTCAGAATGATGCAGATCGTGGGACAAGAAAGAGATGTAGATAAAGAAGATCTACGAAAGTTGGTGTATACAGAAGCTGTGATAAACGAATGTCTTCGATTTCAACCGACAGCACCAGTACTGCCGAGATGCGTTAGTCAAGATGTTAAATTGAGTAAGTTATGGAACTCTCCGGTTAGAAAGGTTTAAACAATGAGTTGTGAAGTCCGTGTGTTCTGTATCAGGAAGTTTGGTGTCAATTGATCGGCGCGCCACGTTATTGTAAAGCCGGTCTTCACTTAGATCAAACAATGAACTTTACCATTCTCGGTTTTAATAGTAACTAcatataaatttacattttattaagtattcATCTAAATATACGCCATTAATTTCAGAAAATTACACAGCTCGTGCAGGCAGCCTATGTTTCATACTTGCGTACGGTATCCACCGAGATCCTGTTTGGGGTCCAGACGCTGATCAGTTCAGACCGGAGCGATGGCTGGAGCCTGACACTCTACCTGATATATCAACAGCATTTATTGGTTTCAGTCTTGGAAAGAGATCATGTATAGGTgattataatcattatttattaattgtaatagtTATACGGGGAAAAgctttattaaagtaaaaccAGCCTACACAGAACACGCGATATGTAGgatatgtaagtacataattatgtttagttGACTATTGTGTACTTATTTTAGTATCTGCGAAGTAGTTTTGAGAAAGATGTTATGAGTAATTACTGGATTTTCTTGGCTGTAGGTAAAATGTACGCGATGACGTCACTGAAGGTGTCGCTGGTACACTTAGTACGGAAGTATCACGTGATGGGTGATCATAACAAACTGCAGTTCACGCTTGATGTCACATTGAAGCCCGTGAAAGGAAACGAGATCAGTCTTCTACGAAGGAAGAAGGACTATCTATAATATCAAGCACAAACACtgaaacttgtaaaaaataagCAACTTTTGAACGACTGAAacacacagacaaacaaacaaacaagaccCGAAACCGAGTATTGTATCGTTGAgagccgaagagtttgtttgtttgaacgcgctaatcttagaaacgactggtccgatttgaaaaattgtttcagtgttagatagcccatttatcgaggaaggttataggttacatatcatcacgcttcaaccaataggagcagagtaccagtaaaaaatgttacaaagcggtcaaaattttgaaccattctctcttatatgttacgcaagcgaagttgcgcgggtcagctagttataaagataaaaataaattggtattcagctgcccccggtgagactggaggctgactctaacatagtttgaagaaaggctaggtttaTCACTGTAAACTTACTTTTAGCGTGTTTTTGTAGTAATCCGGTATGTGgttttaagtaaacatttttaactttcaaactctatgcaataaaaatagaaaaaccaAAAAATCTGCCGAAAGATAGGTATAACAATGGGTAGAAACTGTAATGTTAGGACGTCCTCAAATGAGTCTAATGAATAAACACAGGATTAAGCTTAATTAAAATCCAGGAATCTAGgaataactttatatttgatTGTAGCTACTGACAATAAAACACTACGGATGTTATATAACTGACCTTCTTCTATCGAGCATGACGTCATTGGcgtgtttaatttatattattttctgtttatataattttgacacAGTACACTTAacatagaaaatagaaaaatatattatgttttaattcacatttgttttattctcatttcttacttttttatgttaaatgtagATGTCAGTGGACTATGCACTCGGTCACTGGCCAATAAACGAAAATCATTGTGGTGATGGAAtgcatcaataaaattatttgcataGTCTTTTATTGGAAGATTTATTTTTCCCCGTTACTGTGTATCTGAGTTAAGAAAGGTTCGTTAAATTGTGTGCCCGGCTGCctttttcaaagatctttgatactCGTTACCAGTAGTTAGAGTCTTGAAAGAAACCACTGTCACCAACGAGAATTTTGTTATAatccaagtaactgggttgtggggGCCCGGTAGGCGTCAGTCGCTCTATGCATGTAAGTGGACTATGCACTCGGTCACTGGCCAATATACGAACAACATTGTGGTGATGGAAAGAACCACTCCACTATCACTGCTGTTTAAttaatagtaggtattattataagTGTGTTTACACGTTTTTTCAACAATCGATGATTTTCCTTCCCTTTAATACACATACTATTTCAAcagttaataagtaaataattactaataaacGTTCATCTTGAATGTAACTCTATTCTCTTTATTCTGTCTGAGTTCCATCCGGTGTATTTTATTCAGTTgagtatttcattatttatttgtttatttattaaaggagGTCCAACAGCttgttcttatttaaataacattgttaattaagTTACAGACAGCCAATTAGTGATCCCAGTTGTTTTTGGAAGAGACAATTTTATATATAGATTATGTATCTATgagaatcataaaaataattaatttttaaaaatatatatctatatataagtattttattattattacttttattttttatttttggacgCGTAGTGTTTTTGGAGccattatctatctatatattaaactcaaaggtgactgacgtagtgatctatcaacgcacagcccaaatcACCTAACAGAACGGGCTGAAATttgcatgcaggtagatgttatgacgtaggcatccactaaaaaaggattttaataaattctaccCCTAAAGGGCTAAAATAGGGGGTGagagtttgtatgaaactttgtcaattttatacACATCGGGCTGAGGGTTTGCATGCATTGAGTTCTTATGACGTAGGTATCGCtttaaaaaggattttgacaAATTACACCTCTAAGGGaatatataaatagaatagggggtgaaagtttgtACGAATCTTCTTaaattttcgactgattgaactgtaATTAACCTACATAGGAAAAATTTTACTACgggaaatattttcatgcggacgaagtcgcgggcgaaagctcgtatttcaaaatatcttaattCCACTTCAGGCTTTTTTTGTTTGCCTTtaattattctgtttttattCCTAATTAGTGTACAATGTTTACGTCTATACTTTGTTATATAAAGAGCGCAGTGTCAGTGTGCTCTCATAAGAACACACTGACTTAGCGTCAAGTAttgatcataaaaataattgtaaagtaGTGCTTGACTGTTTCAAATATCGTGCCTGTAAGAGAATATACAAAACACGCTCAGT from Anticarsia gemmatalis isolate Benzon Research Colony breed Stoneville strain chromosome 24, ilAntGemm2 primary, whole genome shotgun sequence encodes the following:
- the LOC142983601 gene encoding cytochrome P450 4V2-like isoform X2, with amino-acid sequence MLSVLLCVLLCACVLLALRLRASRGHELPPACKGSLPLIGITHLIMADNSKVWSLMESVGKDTMKKGGVTSSRIGIDRFYFVTDPEDALTIANTCLDKPRFYKFGEFLIGQGLIISSGSKWKRHRKLLNPAFTASVTHGFMETFNRQAEKLNTELAEFAGKGPFEATYYIQNISLQASCLNTFGTTSFHDEELFKQFLETVDQAMNAVIQRFVNIWQHSDLLYKLSGLKKKQDVLAKTYTEMTNRVIQKTAAALKEQHNYRNIVEHKTGAASFLEIMLPLRENNSLSDQEFKEELDTIVGASFETTAQLLEAILILVGSHPQVQERLYDEMMQIVGQERDVDKEDLRKLVYTEAVINECLRFQPTAPVLPRCVSQDVKLKNYTARAGSLCFILAYGIHRDPVWGPDADQFRPERWLEPDTLPDISTAFIGFSLGKRSCIGKMYAMTSLKVSLVHLVRKYHVMGDHNKLQFTLDVTLKPVKGNEISLLRRKKDYL
- the LOC142983601 gene encoding cytochrome P450 4V2-like isoform X1, which encodes MLSVLLCVLLCACVLLALRLRASRGHELPPACKGSLPLIGITHLIMADNSKVWSLMESVGKDTMKKGGVTSSRIGIDRFYFVTDPEDALTIANTCLDKPRFYKFGEFLIGQGLIISSGSKWKRHRKLLNPAFTASVTHGFMETFNRQAEKLNTELAEFAGKGPFEATYYIQNISLQASCLNTFGTTSFHDEELFKQFLETVDQAMNAVIQRFVNIWQHSDLLYKLSGLKKKQDVLAKTYTEMTNRVIQKTAAALKEQHNYRNIVEHKTGAASFLEIMLPLRENNSLSDQEFKEELDTIVGASFETTAQLLEAILILVGSHPQVQERLYDDNDFRMMQIVGQERDVDKEDLRKLVYTEAVINECLRFQPTAPVLPRCVSQDVKLKNYTARAGSLCFILAYGIHRDPVWGPDADQFRPERWLEPDTLPDISTAFIGFSLGKRSCIGKMYAMTSLKVSLVHLVRKYHVMGDHNKLQFTLDVTLKPVKGNEISLLRRKKDYL